The genomic stretch gttttaacgcgctaatctcaagaactactgatccgatttgaaaatttctttcagtgtcagatagtccatttatcgaggaaggctatgggctatatatcatcgcgctacgaccaacaggagcagagtaccagtgaaaaatgttacaaaatatgacctattctctctaatgtgatgcaagcgaagttgcgtgggtcagctagtgtgtttTATAACACGATGTGAAGTTAGCACTATTTACACTGGCcttttgattaaattgttttaacctttttataacgggaaaatcttaacaaaatacCGTTcttggaaaataatttaaaattaaagattattaaaTTTGTGATTCAAATGTtcgtttgttgttgtttttaattgttttgtttcgcTTTTATGACTTGCATCCTACCGTTTGTGAggatgaaataatatattatatcgatCTTTAAAGGAAAAACTATATATAGGATTTTATGTTTGCCACATACATACcgatttgatttaatttaacattaactCAAGAATCGACAATGGATTTCGACTACAACTGCGTGGAAAATCcctagtaaaaaatatcatcgaaaccattcatttttcttttcctCACAGACTTTCGCAGTAATATCAGTGCATTGCACACACGTATAAAGAGAATCCATGGTGAAATACCGAACTCTGAGGTATGGTTTGATtattatatatatcagcttagcctttttccaaactatgttggagtcggcttccagtctcaccggatgcagctggataccagtgttttacatggagcgactgcctatctgacctccacaacccagttacctgggttttaacacgataaccttcggtaagactggttgtcagactttcaagcttctgactactgttaacgtctgtcaaagatcttcgaaaatgacagccgggacccacaatttaacgtgccttccgaaacacggaggaactcgatatgtgttagatggtcacccatccacagaacaacctcggcaagcgtagcttaacctcagagatcgacccCGCGCGGCTATCGATAACTAAGCCATGAGCTCCTCTCACAGACTTTCGCAGTAATATCAGTGCATTGCACACACGTATAAAGAGAATCCATGATGAAATACCGAACTCTCTGAGGCATGGTTTGATTAATACCCTGTTAAGTCGGTACCCTTGGGACCCCACTGGAGATGCCGTCTGCAATAGGTCGATGACCCCGAACTAGGTGAAACAATGAGAGGAaaattgatttatgtatttcatCTGAACATATTCCAGGTAGCAATACAAgcttttatataacatttttgttttgttaatcgACCTTTActtaaagttagtttaaaagGGTCTTAAAGATAGCTCATAAttagattatataaaatatattatgttgactCTATTTAATAATGAATCAACAAATAATATCGCTCTTTTTACAATCTTCAAGCATTTTGTAAAAGCCATTATATCGGGAAAACAAAGCAAATCTTTATCAAAACGTTGAACAAAGTGAATACGAGAGATTAAAAGGAATCCCTCTAATGTAACACAACAGGAAGTTCTTAGAAAAATGCTTGAAAAACGTACAAACCGCTCCCACATCGTAATCTTTTGCAGACATCTTACGCTGAGAAAGATTTTGATATGGCAGTTTGTCGTATACTGAcccgagagattagattcacagatttattatatttttagtaaactCACTTATTAATTATGATTGTAATCGAtaatattacaagttaatacatatttatttaccaaaaatatagataaatatgtcgggttttttttttattgaagtgtCATGGCGTTATTGAAAATGATAATCGAAATTGAACATGGCTGGAATCTCAACgcctttgttttaaaaaaagactaGTCAATGgtctcttttttcttttaagtttatgagtgtaaaagaaaaaataaacagctcTTTGAAGTAAGAGAACACAGAAATCAAGATTTTGCTTTGCTTTGAAGAGCAATACAGACTTTTCAAGAAATAATGAGCTCTAAAGGTCTGAtgtcaaagtttttaaatatatcctAGGTACTCAATAGGGTCGTCAACAAATGAAGCGTAAAGAAAGTCTATTATTATCTAGAACGTTCTAGGTATCCTATGACCTAGGCTAGATAAATAACATCAGCGGCAATTTTAGATTTGTTTGACAAGGCGTGATTGGGATTTTCCTGTTAGAAAAATTGCCGTCGTTTATTCTAGAAACTTATGTAAGCAGACATTATAAAGTTTACGAGGAACTCAATTATTGCTGGAAGTGGATCGAAACGCATGTATTATTACTCCGAATGAAGCTTTATTtcctgaaaatttattttgacgATTTATCGTGAAAATGCTGTATCGATTGTCACTGctaatttttgtttaacatcgtaataatttaatttaaaagtacttcaaaatattttttacataaatatgaaatcaaaaaCCCTATTCCATATTATTTCCAAAAAGCAGAGCATTCTCGCAAACGAGCTCgattgatgtttatttataatcaagTCTTTAATACCTAGTCTATGgtaaatgtaagtacatattattataagcaccGGCACAAAGTCGACAGTctacatcaaaattaattattaatttagtctGTTAGAAATCAATACGCAACGTGCATCGCTAAAGTACCTAGTAGAGTCGACTCCATCTTTGATAATTCtttacaatttcatatttttccaTTGTTATCTAAATTGTACGAATATTATGTCCAAGACACGTGGTGGATGCATGTGACTGATTCGCCATAATCAACTTAAGTACACTGTTTATGTTCACCGTTTGGACATCTACTTAGTACCCACTTATTACGAGTTAAGTAACACGATCTACGTAAACTTGACGATGTTTATATTAGTTAGGAAACGACATTATGGTTTTTTTTAGCCaggaaattatatatttaatgttacttttttgggttaagaaaacattttaacacaAGGTATTGGTACATACTATAAAATTACCCACTTTCACGTAGGGGCATGTAGAGTCGTAGTCGTAGTAGGTACGATCTTTACAGACTttcaatatacaatattatcCTACTTGTTTTCTACGGAGGCATGAAGACTAAGAGGTCCAATTGTTTATTAACAAACtctacataaataagtaatagaacagttaatttaatattccgTAATGAAAGCGAAATTACAAGCCGAGATAGTAAGTCAGCGGTAATGTCTCTAAAACCGCAATCTTCCATTACTAATTGCAAGAAGATGTACAGAATAATAGCCAGTAAAATGTGTGCAAAACTGCAATCTAGTGTGGCTTACAAATAGCCGCTGGCTGTATACATCCTTGAAGATGACATTAAGTGCTACAATGATTTACTGTgctgtaaaatattgttcatgCTCAGTATTGCTTTCAGGCACTTTCCGCGCACTACGTCTTACGATGCAACAGGTAAGAGGAAAATTTGGCTAAGGGTAGGTATAtatatactttaatttattaaactacccAGTTACTTTgaagataatattttcttttcagaagTTTGCTTTAGTTTtgaagattttaattttaaaaaatcgtattttaataagtagtaaatgataataatttattaatattatttaacagtaAGTTAATATTTAGTAACCACGAAACCTTCCTATATCCCCAGTTGCATTTGAGCGCATAAAACAGACATAACAACCACTTACCTCTATGCAGCAGAATTTCCTTTGCtcgcaattaaaaaaaaacacaacagATCCACTTGTCTCCGTGAAAAGGGCGGGAAAATAATAAGCTGTTCCAGACACTCAAACACGTACTGTCATTTTGCGCTAAAACACTATGTGTTGATACTTTTACAACTCGGTGTAAATAACGTAACGCGCGTGTGACCGCAACGATTGACTATCCGACAATGCGTAAACAAAATCGTGTTATGAACGCGGTTGTGGCGCGAACGTCCGAGGTTATTATCAAAGGCTATTGAACGGAGACGCTCGGCGCCGAATTGGttacagcgccatctatccGCGTCATATTTAGTAACCTGAAATGTTTCAACTGTTTCAGTTAGGAAGTTCAGCCGCCGAGTGGAGCTATCAACTTTTGTAGATGCATTTTAAGATGTTGTCTCATCTTAGACGTATCGTAGGTTCGCTAGATTTTGGTAGTAATAATTTGTGTAGCTCGATACAATAGTACTGTAAATATGCGATGTGCTTACATAAATagcaaaagaaaaaacatatttttgggaatatagataaatttattatagttaagtATTATAATGGATTTTTAGTATATTTCTGTAATTCAGTATCAGAGGCTGAGAACTTACTATCAAAATGTCGGACTTTTAGTAACTAGTTAACAACTTAGCACTAATCACAGGCATATGAAATTCAATGACAATTTACATCATCACACTCAATATAGTACTTATAGTTTACACAATCTGACTCTGACTTgtaaatttaaagtatatttttgcaaaCTTAACctgttttcatacatacatacagaaagtcacacctttttcccataaatTAACCTATTTTCATTGAccaaacattttgttattgttgcaacaataactaattaaagaaaaacacagttggagttttatatttttctcttttttttattgtaaacgtGGAATTCTTATAGATAGGTAGCATTTTACTTAGTTATTGAACACCCACACTTTGACTatagttataaaaagtttttatttatttcccaGCAGCTGTGGCCAGAGGATTTCTTAATACTAAGATGACTGAGTCACCTCGCAGAAACATTTTGGAGATGAATCTGTCCTTGTTCACAGCCTTGCCCTGGAAAAGATAAGTTGCAGTTTGAATCATTACATTAAAAATGATAGGCATCTCCCATGTACCCTAAATTAAACAACAAGTAAGTTGAgtggtttttgaaaatataaatatgtaaattgtcTTCTTGTAAATTGTGAGAAATATTTCAATCTatcttcaataataaaatttatcatagTCAAGTTCTTGGATGTAGTTTAAGTGAAAATATTGTGATGATTATTGTAGCCCCTATTTTCACAGAGCTACTTGcttaataagattttatattaatataaatataacccattaatgtcccactgctgggcaagggtctcctcccgtaataagggaggggttaggccttgagtccaccacgctggccaagtgcgggttggggactttatattaatagaaataagaTAATGTTGTAGAAACGTGTCTATCAAAACATAAGGCTTTATCTATGTTTTCTAAGCTCAAGCTTTGAATAATTATGAACAATActaattatcatttaattttgttactgcTATTTCAATTGAGAATAAGTAATATAGGTAGacacagaaaaatatatataaaagtgACTAAATTCTGTTTAACAAAGTTGCTACTAACATaacctaaaaacatttttgtcagTCACAACTGTAAAATTAGTAATAAACAGTCAAGTTGAATGCTCTTAATTTACCTTTTTGCCCTTGCCTAGCCTCGGCACTTCCGTCCACATCTCCTTCACATTCTCTAACACCATGTTACAGTGCCGGTCGAATGCTTTCACGCGCCCTAACAATTTCTTATTGTTACGACAGTTTATTAACACTTGTGTGTTGTTTTTCACTGACTGTGTAAGAACTGACAGAGGTCCTGTGCTAAATTCTTCCTCCTCAATCTTTGCTAACTCTTCCAAAGTCATCTCAGAGCGTGGCTTAGATGTGGATGCCCTGAAATTACCAACAGGTGCATATAAAACATGGGTAAATATTACTAATCACACTTAAGGCTGCGTCTACTCAcataaattacttacattttggTTAGACGTTAACTTGGTTTCTATCAAAGTgatgtgataaaaataatgaaaatgttatgGAAATCGCCGACAAACAAACGACACACACAAGCCGccaattttgacaataatttgttttatttggcgTGGCAATACTTATGTCGTAAGCATTTGGGGTACTTGTCTTTTGAGATACTAGTCTCTCCTATAACATCCTTTATTGGTACCTATGTATTCTAGCACACTTCATTGGTATGAAATTTAAATCGATAAgtataaatctaaaaaaaggGTACGGTAGGTAGGTTATCTACCATAACTTGCCGACCATGCGCGAGGAAATACTTATTGCAAAATGGAATAGGGGTTTTAATAGTACATAATTGACAGATGAGATGAAACACAGTACTTCAACAAGTACCTACATACCTGCCTACCTTGCCCGTTGCCGGTAATGATTTATATGGGCTTGGTTTTGTAAACAAAGTAGCCAGTAATTAGGTACTAGCTGTTATTACTGTGCACGAGGATGCAAATAAGCTTGAACTGgtcaaatgaaataatattaaactttataaatgaTATATCTCGATACCCGGAGCTATGGGACGCAGAGACTCCTGATTACCGATCAAAAAAAAAGAGAAAGGAAAGATGGCATGAAATTGCCGTCAAATACGCTGTAACGACCGGCGATGCacaaaagaaatttaaaagtttGCGGACGTATGCGAAGAATGAGGAAAAGAAAACGCTAAGCAAGGGAGAAGATGGCAAGCGAGTGAAGTCGTCATGGTTTGCGTATGATGCTATGTCGTTTATTCGATCTCAGGATAATCAAGAAATCAGTTCTCACAACCAGCTTGGTCTCGAATCCTCTCGTGAAAATGTAAGTATACAATACATACcaacaatattatcaaaaaaaaatattctcaaacaGTATAATTTTAGATATATTCAGATACTTCAGATACTTTATTTTCACATGAAGTTAAgattacattcataaaattagGGGGTTTGTGAATGAACGACCATCCCAGCAAATTTTCTGATACGCTTAGCTGATATGTTGGTGAACGGAGATCAAAACAAGCGAGCACTCTCTTCTGCCTATTATATATAGGTACTATGTAGCAAAACACCACCGCTCTAAGCTTCGCTATGGCCCTAAATTCTCATAGACAATAGATATGATTACGGGAAACCCTTATCATCCTAGTAAGCACACTAcctcattttttattattcattagcCAGGTCCAGACTAAGCGAGAAGCCTCGCAAGGCAATATCTCAGTCTCTTTTCTTTAAACTCGAAATGAGCAAGACTGAGATATTGCCTCATGAGGCTGCTTGCTTAGTCTGGCCCCGGCTATAAGGCAATtgttggtaataaataaaattaagagttGTAACtataaacacgttttttttcttGGTATCGGATACACAGAACAATTCAAGTATAAAGTCGCCAATGAAGAAGAAACCAAGGAATAAAGAGCCTGATCTGCTGATTGGTGAAGCTGATCAAGTGGATGATGAAATAGCATCAAGAATGAATGATGATTATACCAGTTTTGGGGAACATATTGCTCAGAAACTAGCAACATATAGTAGTAAGATCCGAGCAGAAGTCCAGTTTGAAATATCTCAAGTAATATATGAAGCAGATATGAGGATGTTAGGACTTAATTCATCTGATAGTAATGTCTTGATGAATTAAAATGATGTAGGTAAATGTATAGTCTCTagtctaataaattatttgattgtcactaagaacaatttaaaatttgattgtCTCTAAGAACACAATTCCTTTGACTTGTATTATAACTGCTAAGCGAAATCTTTTTGATATTGTTACTGttctagtaattttattttaatagcacTAACTCATCCAGTTTATTGATTTAAAGGAGATCAttcaggctccatacatttttgaaccCATTTGTAAAGTGCCAGCCAACCAAAAATAATGGCATATATCACAACTAGCCCTTTGGAGCAATAGTTAGTAAGGCACAAAAGTCGTTAAATTGCTTTGGACTAAGTTATTCAAGTTTCAAgattcagaaatgaataaatgtttgaaaatgatAAAAGTGCTGGGAAACataaaaaaggcccaaaatgaaTGATCTCCTTTATCATTAACATTCATCAAATAATAGAATATTGCTGGCAATTTCATCATTTAGAAAATAGGTATGCATCATGAGATACAGTAGTTACCATTTGATAAGATACTTAATTTAGGTATATATCTCAATAGAAACTATATTTCTTACCTTACCAAAATATAGTGAAAACCTCTGAATAGCCAACAGGTgtatacacaaataaaacacattattcatgaaatattttttatttttatctttttttctgtaataataagaaaaatgaaGTATTCATCTAGCTTTTAGTAACTAATtttgatatcaataatatttataattcacagtcttggaataaaaataaaggctaattttaataatagacATTGCCACTTTGCATTGCTTTCTCTCAATTACACTTTATGTTAACTTTATAAAGGACAAGCTAGAGTATTTTCACATTTAGCATAAAGGCTATTTCTTTACTGCTCAAAAgtatttagaataaaatattagtaggagGTAGCCCATTTTAAAACTTGGGGTATATAATAACTTATGAATACAAAACTgcatttgtaaacaaaaacaaatgcagttttgtatgaatatttatttacaaaaaaaatcaaataaaattacgagAAAACCCATAACACGAACATCAGTGTGACAGTTAAGGGTTAAATTAActtccttaaaaaatatagaaaattttattataatatttttttctttatgctAAATGTGTTAAAAACTCCATAAAAATACGATCCAGAACATTACACAAATTTTCTTTggttatatttacaaatatttatgtacttcgCATTCAAAACATTATACTATCACAACTAGAATAAGAACTGCGgaacttttaatttaaacttaataaatatgaaataaatacaagattTAATGTGAAtaagtgttaataaaaatagcataCCAAAGTAGAAAATATTAGCTGCCAAAATATATggtttaaataaagtaatttattttattacctattcaccaaaagttattataaaaatcaatcggcctatttcttcatacatatcaaGAGTCGTTCTATTACcattaacttttatttgacatttgagtagtaaaggcaaatctgtttcttcaaaaatattatcagaaaattcgtaaagaaacaaatttgactgtAATTTTTACTGTACCCCAATACTTTTACTGAAGTTACTTTtcatgaagaaactggccgtttaTATACACAAAATTCAGAACGCATATCTGGAAAAAATCTGAAGCACAGAATCAAGCTATTATATCATTTTTCAGGCCAAATATCAGTGGCGtaaagtaatttgaaaattatcaatcaaaatatggaagtagaaagaatattttaatcacataaatatatctttacCTTTCATTCGTTGCTTCATATTCGCTTTACAAacgactcgggaatcgaactcacgtaCTATATATGAGGTTATTTGCGACGTACAGCACCATACATTTTGTACCAAGCCGTGGCAGTGATTATATTTAAAGACTATGgacgacattattattatgcatctattattttattttattttat from Anticarsia gemmatalis isolate Benzon Research Colony breed Stoneville strain chromosome 24, ilAntGemm2 primary, whole genome shotgun sequence encodes the following:
- the SmD2 gene encoding small ribonucleoprotein particle protein SmD2, with protein sequence MASTSKPRSEMTLEELAKIEEEEFSTGPLSVLTQSVKNNTQVLINCRNNKKLLGRVKAFDRHCNMVLENVKEMWTEVPRLGKGKKGKAVNKDRFISKMFLRGDSVILVLRNPLATAAGK
- the LOC142983689 gene encoding uncharacterized protein LOC142983689 translates to MQISLNWSNEIILNFINDISRYPELWDAETPDYRSKKKRKERWHEIAVKYAVTTGDAQKKFKSLRTYAKNEEKKTLSKGEDGKRVKSSWFAYDAMSFIRSQDNQEISSHNQLGLESSRENNNSSIKSPMKKKPRNKEPDLLIGEADQVDDEIASRMNDDYTSFGEHIAQKLATYSSKIRAEVQFEISQVIYEADMRMLGLNSSDSNVLMN